A genomic region of Chlorobaculum parvum NCIB 8327 contains the following coding sequences:
- a CDS encoding formylglycine-generating enzyme family protein: MNLNDTLSELRSRAIRPSDDALPPVIVNERDGSPMVLVPAGKFTMGDDLDRESPQRSVQLEAFYISVYPVTNRQYRAFVEATGHQPPNIGARIDSLSFWREEGCPAEFDDYPVVLISWDDADAYAKWAGCRLPNEAEWEKAARGPEGLLYPWGDKWDENNCRNRNNKGEESVAPVYSYPEGVSGYGTWNQSGNIMEWCSIWEGEGDSGNATDGDEALRQERGGCWRYPDKFAFRASQRSFVVPKAVNDFRGFRLVLPVKAGM, translated from the coding sequence ATGAATTTGAACGACACCCTTTCCGAACTCAGAAGCCGCGCGATACGCCCGTCCGATGATGCGCTGCCGCCGGTCATCGTCAACGAGCGGGATGGCTCCCCTATGGTACTCGTGCCCGCGGGCAAGTTCACGATGGGCGACGACCTCGACCGCGAAAGCCCGCAGCGGAGCGTGCAACTCGAAGCGTTCTACATCTCGGTCTATCCGGTCACCAACCGCCAGTACCGCGCCTTCGTCGAAGCCACCGGCCACCAGCCGCCCAACATCGGCGCTCGGATCGACTCGCTCTCCTTCTGGCGCGAAGAGGGGTGCCCCGCAGAGTTCGACGACTACCCGGTCGTCCTCATCAGTTGGGACGACGCGGACGCCTACGCCAAATGGGCGGGATGCCGCCTGCCCAACGAAGCCGAGTGGGAAAAAGCCGCGCGCGGGCCGGAAGGGTTGCTCTACCCGTGGGGCGACAAATGGGACGAAAACAACTGCCGGAACCGCAACAACAAAGGCGAAGAGTCCGTCGCTCCGGTCTATTCGTACCCCGAAGGGGTCTCCGGCTACGGCACCTGGAACCAGAGCGGCAACATCATGGAGTGGTGCTCGATCTGGGAAGGCGAGGGCGATTCCGGCAACGCCACCGACGGCGACGAAGCCCTCCGCCAGGAACGAGGAGGCTGCTGGCGCTACCCCGACAAATTCGCCTTCCGCGCCTCGCAACGTTCGTTCGTGGTGCCGAAAGCGGTGAATGATTTCCGGGGGTTTCGGCTGGTGTTGCCGGTGAAGGCGGGGATGTGA
- a CDS encoding transposase → MNYDSQKHHRRSIRLAEYDYSKGGAYFVTICTRNGDQILSNQPKPQQPDVNVGVALAATHPLNTPPNPEPDSALRFELTSIGEIVDRNWRTLPERFPMISLDEYVIMPNHLHGIVFINESDKPEFRDGRKRVGARPTPTAPISPPTPTLGMIVGAFKSKSVKDVLAHIDENGLDMIGKIWQRNYFERVIRNERDLENIRTYIKNNPTNWAQDEENPMHSERK, encoded by the coding sequence ATGAACTACGATTCCCAAAAACATCATCGCCGCTCGATTCGGTTGGCCGAATATGACTATTCAAAAGGCGGAGCATATTTCGTAACAATTTGCACTCGAAACGGCGACCAGATATTGTCAAACCAGCCAAAACCGCAACAACCTGATGTAAATGTAGGGGTAGCCCTTGCGGCTACCCATCCTCTCAACACACCTCCCAACCCCGAACCCGACTCTGCACTCCGATTCGAACTGACATCAATCGGCGAAATCGTGGATCGCAATTGGCGAACGTTGCCTGAACGCTTTCCAATGATTTCGCTGGATGAATACGTTATCATGCCGAATCATTTGCATGGCATTGTGTTCATAAACGAGTCGGATAAACCGGAGTTTCGTGATGGCAGAAAAAGGGTAGGCGCAAGGCCTACCCCTACAGCTCCAATATCTCCACCAACCCCGACGTTGGGCATGATTGTTGGTGCGTTCAAGTCGAAATCAGTAAAGGATGTTCTTGCTCACATTGACGAGAACGGTTTGGATATGATCGGCAAAATCTGGCAGCGGAACTACTTTGAGCGGGTCATCAGAAATGAACGGGACTTAGAAAATATCAGAACGTATATCAAAAACAATCCCACCAATTGGGCGCAAGACGAAGAAAACCCCATGCACAGTGAACGTAAATAA
- a CDS encoding universal stress protein — MPKVIACIDGSAAAGAVCDASAWAASQLDAPLLLMHVLEKPETPVKGDLSGNIGLGTREHMLEELVELEEKKSRIALDLGKQMLRDACERTAALYKGETDSLQRHGSLVETVLELQPESRLLVMGRQGEAHENSPGSIGSHIETVVRAMQRPILVVMPGFTPPQRFMIAYDASETSEKALDMVAQSPLLKGLECHVVMVVSNNKPEHHQRLDAACRKLEQAGFTVERSLLSGEVIETLHDYQDSHAIDLMVMGAYGHSKIRQFFVGSNTTKMIGSSRIPLLLLR, encoded by the coding sequence ATGCCAAAAGTAATCGCCTGTATTGACGGATCGGCTGCCGCCGGAGCGGTGTGCGACGCCTCAGCCTGGGCCGCCTCGCAACTCGACGCGCCGCTGTTGCTCATGCACGTGCTGGAAAAACCGGAAACGCCGGTGAAGGGAGACCTCTCGGGCAACATTGGCCTCGGCACGCGCGAGCACATGCTCGAAGAGCTGGTGGAGCTGGAGGAGAAAAAGAGCCGGATCGCGCTCGACCTTGGCAAGCAGATGCTCCGCGACGCCTGCGAGCGCACGGCGGCACTCTACAAGGGCGAGACCGACTCCCTGCAACGTCACGGCAGCCTGGTCGAAACCGTGCTGGAGCTGCAACCGGAAAGTCGCCTGCTGGTGATGGGTCGGCAGGGCGAAGCGCACGAAAACAGCCCCGGAAGCATCGGCAGCCACATCGAAACAGTCGTCCGCGCCATGCAGCGCCCGATTCTGGTGGTGATGCCCGGATTCACGCCGCCGCAACGCTTCATGATCGCCTACGACGCCAGCGAAACGTCGGAAAAAGCGCTCGACATGGTGGCGCAAAGCCCCCTCCTGAAAGGCCTCGAATGCCACGTCGTGATGGTGGTCAGCAACAACAAACCGGAACACCACCAACGCCTCGACGCAGCCTGCCGAAAGCTCGAACAGGCGGGATTTACGGTCGAAAGGTCGCTGCTTTCAGGCGAAGTCATCGAAACTCTGCACGACTATCAGGACAGCCACGCCATCGACCTCATGGTCATGGGAGCCTACGGCCACTCAAAAATCCGCCAGTTTTTTGTGGGGAGTAATACGACGAAGATGATTGGTTCGAGCCGGATTCCGCTGTTGTTGTTGCGGTGA
- a CDS encoding SulP family inorganic anion transporter, giving the protein MQKTLKQEWLSNPRGDFLSGLVVALALIPEAIAFSIIAGVDPKIGLYASFSMAVVSAFAGGRPGMISAATGAMALLIVHLVKDHGLEYLLAATILTGILQLIAGYLNLGNLMRFVSRAVVTGFVNALAILIFMAQLPELTNVTWHVYAMTAAGLVIIYLFPYVPLVGKVIPSPLVTIVGLTIVSILLGLDIRTVGDMGQLPDALPVFLLPQVPLNFETLQIIFPYSVALAIVGMLESMMTATIVDDLTDTPSDKNRECTGQGYANIATGFLGGMAGCGMIGQSVINVKSGGRTRLSTLTAGILLLIMVVFLSDWIRQIPMAALVSVMIMVSVGTFSWDSIAKLKTYPVSTNIVTVATVITVVYTHNLAIGVLVGILLAAMFFANKVGRYMAVTSALSGEGARTYTVSGQVFFASSEKFFGSFDFKEVLDKVVIDLSRAHFWDISAVTALDKVVLKFRREGTEVELIGMNEASATIVDRFGVHDKPEEVEKLLASH; this is encoded by the coding sequence ATGCAAAAAACTCTGAAACAGGAGTGGCTCTCCAATCCGCGCGGTGACTTTCTCTCCGGGCTCGTCGTGGCGCTCGCGCTCATTCCCGAGGCGATTGCCTTTTCGATCATCGCGGGCGTCGATCCCAAGATCGGCCTCTACGCCTCGTTCAGCATGGCGGTGGTCTCGGCTTTTGCCGGTGGGCGTCCGGGCATGATTTCGGCGGCGACTGGTGCGATGGCGCTGCTGATCGTGCACCTCGTTAAGGATCACGGGCTTGAGTATTTGCTTGCTGCTACGATTCTTACCGGTATCCTCCAGCTCATCGCCGGGTATCTCAACCTTGGCAATCTGATGCGCTTCGTCTCGCGCGCGGTGGTCACCGGCTTCGTCAATGCGCTGGCGATTCTCATCTTCATGGCACAGCTTCCAGAGCTGACCAACGTCACCTGGCACGTCTATGCGATGACCGCCGCGGGCCTCGTCATCATCTACCTCTTTCCCTACGTGCCGCTGGTCGGCAAGGTCATTCCCTCGCCGCTGGTCACCATTGTTGGCCTGACCATTGTTTCGATCCTGCTCGGCCTCGACATCCGAACCGTCGGCGACATGGGGCAGTTGCCCGATGCCCTCCCGGTGTTCCTGCTTCCGCAGGTACCGCTGAACTTTGAAACCCTGCAAATCATTTTCCCGTATTCGGTTGCGCTGGCCATCGTCGGAATGCTGGAGTCGATGATGACCGCCACCATCGTCGATGACCTCACCGACACGCCGAGCGACAAAAACCGCGAGTGCACAGGTCAGGGCTACGCCAACATCGCCACCGGATTTCTCGGCGGCATGGCTGGATGCGGCATGATCGGCCAGTCGGTCATCAACGTCAAATCGGGCGGACGCACGCGGCTTTCGACGCTGACGGCGGGCATCCTCCTGCTCATCATGGTGGTCTTTCTCAGCGACTGGATCCGCCAGATTCCGATGGCCGCGCTGGTGTCGGTGATGATTATGGTCTCCGTCGGCACCTTCTCGTGGGACTCGATTGCGAAGCTGAAAACCTACCCGGTTTCGACCAACATCGTCACGGTCGCCACGGTGATTACGGTGGTGTATACCCACAACCTCGCCATCGGTGTGCTGGTCGGCATCCTGCTCGCGGCGATGTTCTTCGCCAACAAGGTCGGGCGCTACATGGCCGTCACCAGCGCACTGAGCGGCGAAGGCGCGAGAACCTACACCGTCAGCGGGCAGGTCTTTTTCGCATCATCCGAGAAATTCTTTGGCTCGTTTGACTTCAAGGAGGTGCTCGACAAGGTGGTCATCGATCTGTCACGCGCCCATTTCTGGGACATCAGCGCCGTCACCGCGCTGGACAAGGTGGTGCTCAAGTTCCGGCGCGAAGGCACTGAGGTCGAGCTGATCGGTATGAACGAAGCCAGCGCCACCATCGTCGATCGCTTCGGCGTTCACGACAAGCCCGAAGAGGTTGAAAAACTGCTCGCAAGCCATTAA
- a CDS encoding N-acetylglutaminylglutamine amidotransferase: MCGIAGELRFDGVAASSEAVGRMIDILEPRGPDAEGLFAHNRVCFGHRRLKIIDLSDHASQPMVDSQLGLTLVFNGAIYNYPELRDELQQKGYTFFSHSDTEVIVKAYHAWGRDCVLHLQGMFAFAVWERDSGRVFFARDRLGIKPLYYHRNSSLMRFASSLPALVKSGGIDTSLGPVALNYYMSFHAVVPAPHTIFNGVKKLPPATTMTVEPDGQATIETYWQADYSRTDEELKRSEEEWIDMVYESLLTSVKRRLVADVPVGVLLSGGLDSSLVVGLLSELGQKHLNTFSVGFEDVAEEEGNEFRYSDIIAERYATHHHKIFVDHRELQTHLSDCIRAMSEPMVSHDVIGFYLLSREVSKHVKVVQSGQGADEVFAGYHWYPPMMEATPASAVETYRNAFFDRDFDEYCQAVSSNYCKEDYATAFVANHFAAPGAEEPIDQALRLDSNVMLVDDPVKRVDNMTMAWGLEARVPFLDHELVELAAKIPGKYKVPDGGKYVLKEVGRRIIPHEVIDRPKGYFPVPALKYLEGDYLDMARSVLNRDVARQRGIFKKEYVDMLLDAPKEHITPLRGSKLWQITLLEYWLQEQGL, encoded by the coding sequence ATGTGTGGAATTGCCGGAGAGCTGCGTTTCGATGGCGTGGCGGCCTCGTCGGAGGCGGTTGGTCGTATGATCGACATTCTTGAACCCAGAGGGCCTGACGCCGAGGGCCTTTTCGCTCACAACCGGGTCTGTTTCGGGCACCGGCGGCTGAAAATCATCGATCTTTCCGACCACGCTTCGCAGCCGATGGTCGATAGCCAGCTCGGCTTGACGCTGGTCTTCAACGGCGCGATTTACAACTACCCCGAATTGCGCGACGAGCTTCAGCAAAAAGGGTACACCTTCTTTTCCCACTCCGATACCGAGGTGATCGTCAAGGCCTACCACGCATGGGGGCGCGATTGCGTTCTGCACCTGCAGGGCATGTTTGCGTTCGCCGTGTGGGAGCGCGACAGCGGGCGGGTCTTTTTTGCGCGTGACCGGCTCGGCATCAAGCCGCTTTACTACCACAGGAACAGCTCGCTGATGCGGTTCGCCTCGTCGCTGCCCGCGCTGGTGAAATCCGGCGGCATCGACACCTCGCTCGGTCCGGTCGCCCTGAACTATTATATGAGCTTCCACGCGGTGGTGCCTGCGCCGCACACGATCTTCAACGGCGTCAAAAAGCTTCCACCTGCAACCACGATGACGGTTGAGCCCGATGGACAGGCGACCATCGAAACTTACTGGCAGGCCGATTACAGCCGCACCGATGAGGAGCTGAAACGTTCCGAAGAGGAGTGGATCGACATGGTGTACGAGAGCCTGCTGACGAGCGTCAAACGCCGGTTGGTGGCTGACGTGCCGGTCGGCGTACTGCTCTCCGGTGGACTGGACTCGTCGCTTGTCGTCGGGTTGCTGAGCGAGCTGGGGCAAAAGCATCTCAACACATTCTCGGTCGGCTTCGAGGATGTGGCCGAGGAGGAGGGCAACGAGTTCCGCTACTCGGACATCATCGCCGAGCGCTACGCGACGCACCACCACAAGATTTTTGTCGATCACCGCGAGTTGCAGACCCACCTCTCCGACTGCATCCGGGCGATGAGTGAGCCGATGGTGAGCCACGACGTGATCGGCTTCTACCTGCTCTCGCGCGAGGTGAGCAAACACGTCAAGGTGGTGCAGAGCGGGCAGGGAGCGGACGAAGTGTTCGCGGGCTACCACTGGTACCCGCCCATGATGGAGGCGACTCCGGCCTCGGCGGTCGAGACCTACCGGAACGCCTTTTTCGACCGGGACTTCGACGAGTATTGCCAGGCGGTTTCGTCAAACTACTGCAAGGAGGATTACGCCACGGCGTTCGTCGCGAACCACTTTGCAGCGCCCGGTGCGGAGGAGCCTATCGATCAGGCGTTGCGGCTCGACAGCAACGTGATGCTGGTCGATGATCCGGTCAAGCGGGTGGACAACATGACGATGGCCTGGGGACTCGAAGCGCGCGTGCCGTTCCTCGATCACGAGCTGGTCGAGCTGGCGGCGAAAATCCCTGGCAAGTACAAGGTGCCGGACGGCGGCAAGTATGTGCTGAAAGAGGTCGGGCGCCGCATCATTCCCCACGAGGTGATCGACCGGCCGAAGGGATACTTCCCTGTTCCGGCGCTGAAGTACCTCGAAGGCGACTACCTCGACATGGCCAGAAGCGTGCTCAATCGCGACGTGGCCCGGCAGCGGGGCATCTTCAAAAAAGAGTATGTCGACATGCTGCTCGATGCGCCGAAGGAACACATCACACCGTTGCGCGGCTCGAAGCTCTGGCAGATCACGCTTCTCGAATACTGGTTACAGGAGCAGGGACTATGA
- the ngg gene encoding N-acetylglutaminylglutamine synthetase — MTRKHRSEETLVPMQSPSMKSWGQPAELPKQNVIIECGWGRVIFGHTFHDNTRIAEILRQEKEGFRDIALYLRDPQVVLSYAPQNLFIDPSYTFRLWLDDYTPLQKSSGMFSVRQLDPAKDIDRVNWIYNVHNMVPADPEFLREIAAKQCIDYWVAVDDDTDQVIAVCMTIDHKAAFDDPENGSSLWALAVDPQARHSGLGVQVVQTVAEHYKAKGRSFVDLSVLHSNGAAIEMYKKLGFVQIPVFTVKNKNAINERLFSGPQPEAELNPYSTIIINEARRRGIRVDVLDPVDNYFRLSWGGASVVCRESLTELTSAIAMSRCADKQTTHRMLSAAGLRVPDQQVATSPEENIRFLEKHGHLVVKPADSEQGKGITVGITTTEELEQAIKTAGAICSKVLLEEMVEGADLRIIVIDYEVVAAAVRRPPKITGDGQHSILDLVKKQSRRREKASQGESRIPIDDELQRTIGLKGYKLDDILPKGEELEVRKTANLHTGGTIHDVTDQLHPELGKAACKAADILGIPVTGLDFLVSSPEKSDYVIIEANERPGLANHEPQPTAERFIDFLFPQSIARAIS; from the coding sequence ATGACAAGAAAACACCGAAGTGAAGAGACTCTGGTACCGATGCAGTCCCCCAGCATGAAAAGCTGGGGGCAACCGGCAGAGTTACCAAAGCAGAACGTGATCATCGAGTGCGGATGGGGGCGCGTCATTTTCGGCCACACCTTTCACGACAACACCCGGATCGCCGAAATACTGCGTCAGGAAAAAGAGGGCTTTCGTGACATCGCCCTCTATCTGCGCGATCCGCAGGTAGTGCTCTCGTACGCGCCGCAGAACCTGTTCATCGACCCGTCGTATACCTTCCGCTTGTGGCTCGATGACTACACTCCGCTACAGAAGTCGAGTGGCATGTTTTCGGTTCGTCAGCTCGATCCGGCAAAGGATATCGACCGAGTCAACTGGATCTACAACGTGCACAACATGGTACCTGCCGATCCGGAATTTTTGAGAGAAATCGCCGCAAAGCAGTGCATCGACTACTGGGTCGCCGTGGACGATGATACGGATCAGGTCATCGCCGTGTGCATGACCATCGACCACAAGGCAGCATTCGACGATCCGGAAAACGGGTCGAGTCTCTGGGCGCTGGCGGTCGATCCGCAAGCGAGGCATTCGGGACTCGGGGTTCAGGTGGTGCAGACGGTGGCGGAACATTACAAAGCCAAAGGCCGGAGCTTCGTTGACCTTTCGGTGCTGCACAGCAACGGCGCGGCCATCGAGATGTACAAAAAGCTCGGCTTCGTGCAGATTCCGGTCTTCACCGTCAAGAACAAAAACGCGATCAACGAGCGGCTCTTCTCCGGCCCGCAGCCTGAAGCGGAGCTGAATCCTTACTCGACCATCATCATCAATGAGGCTCGCCGCCGTGGGATTCGCGTTGATGTGCTCGATCCGGTCGATAACTATTTCCGGCTTTCGTGGGGTGGAGCGAGCGTGGTGTGCCGCGAATCGCTGACCGAGTTGACCTCGGCCATCGCCATGAGCCGCTGCGCCGACAAGCAGACCACGCACCGCATGCTCTCCGCCGCCGGGCTAAGGGTTCCGGATCAGCAGGTCGCCACCAGCCCGGAAGAAAACATCCGCTTCCTCGAAAAACACGGGCATCTGGTGGTCAAGCCAGCCGACAGCGAACAGGGCAAGGGCATCACGGTTGGGATCACCACTACCGAAGAGCTTGAACAGGCGATCAAAACCGCCGGAGCGATCTGCTCCAAGGTGCTGCTCGAAGAGATGGTCGAAGGCGCGGATCTGCGCATCATCGTGATCGACTACGAAGTGGTTGCCGCCGCGGTCAGACGACCTCCGAAAATCACCGGTGACGGGCAGCACTCGATTCTCGACCTCGTCAAAAAGCAGAGCCGCCGCAGGGAAAAGGCATCGCAGGGCGAAAGCCGGATTCCCATCGACGACGAGCTTCAGCGCACCATCGGCCTGAAAGGCTACAAACTCGACGACATCCTGCCGAAAGGCGAGGAGCTCGAAGTGCGCAAAACGGCCAACCTGCACACCGGCGGTACGATTCACGACGTCACCGACCAGCTTCATCCTGAGCTTGGCAAGGCCGCCTGTAAAGCCGCTGACATTCTCGGCATTCCGGTTACCGGACTCGATTTTCTTGTATCATCGCCCGAGAAGAGCGATTATGTCATTATCGAAGCCAACGAACGGCCGGGGCTGGCCAACCACGAGCCGCAACCGACCGCCGAGCGCTTCATCGATTTTCTGTTTCCGCAAAGCATTGCAAGGGCGATTTCATGA
- a CDS encoding osmoprotectant NAGGN system M42 family peptidase, which yields MINIDTDYLRSILFKMLQIPSPTGYTDEIVHFVGRELVKMGVPFELTRRGAIRATLKGEQPNLDRAIVTHLDTTGAMVRELKSNGRLGIVMIGHWSARFAEGARVTIYTDDNMYRGTIQPLKASGHVYNEEIDTQPVSWDNLEVRVDEKVYDKAGLEKLGFNIGDFVAVDTNPEITKSGFIKARHLDNKAGVACQLTAIKAIVEAGITLPVNCHPLFTITEEEGTGASSILTGNIAAMVAIDNSTVAPGQNSREDTVIIAMRDQGAIYDYHLTHRLIQICEDNDIPYVRDLFRHYRSDAASALSAGNDIRTALICFGLEASHGYERTHIDSLVSLTNLICAYLQTTPRIKHDKNKLGPLESFPMLQVRKRRALLKKKA from the coding sequence ATGATCAACATCGATACCGATTACCTCCGCTCCATTCTGTTCAAGATGCTCCAGATTCCCAGCCCGACGGGCTACACCGACGAGATCGTCCACTTCGTCGGGCGCGAGCTGGTGAAAATGGGCGTGCCCTTCGAGCTGACCCGTCGCGGCGCGATTCGGGCAACGCTGAAAGGCGAACAGCCGAACCTCGACCGTGCCATCGTCACCCATCTCGACACCACGGGCGCGATGGTGCGCGAGCTGAAAAGCAACGGACGGCTCGGCATCGTCATGATCGGCCACTGGTCGGCACGGTTCGCCGAGGGCGCGCGCGTCACCATCTACACCGACGACAACATGTACCGCGGCACCATCCAGCCACTCAAAGCCTCGGGGCACGTCTATAACGAGGAGATCGACACCCAGCCGGTATCGTGGGACAACCTCGAAGTGCGGGTGGATGAAAAGGTATATGACAAGGCGGGGCTGGAAAAACTCGGCTTCAACATCGGCGACTTCGTGGCGGTCGATACCAATCCGGAAATCACGAAAAGCGGCTTCATCAAGGCGCGGCATCTCGACAACAAAGCCGGCGTCGCCTGCCAGCTCACGGCCATCAAGGCGATTGTAGAGGCAGGCATCACGCTGCCGGTCAACTGCCATCCGCTCTTCACCATCACCGAAGAGGAGGGCACCGGCGCGTCGTCGATCCTCACCGGCAACATCGCCGCGATGGTCGCCATCGACAACTCCACGGTCGCGCCCGGCCAGAACTCGCGCGAAGACACGGTCATCATCGCCATGCGCGACCAGGGCGCGATCTACGACTACCACCTCACCCACCGGCTCATCCAGATCTGCGAAGACAACGATATCCCCTACGTCCGCGACCTCTTCCGCCACTACCGTTCCGACGCCGCCTCCGCACTCTCGGCTGGCAACGACATCCGCACCGCGCTCATCTGCTTCGGCCTTGAAGCCTCGCACGGCTATGAGCGCACGCACATCGACTCGCTCGTTTCGCTCACCAACCTCATCTGCGCCTATCTGCAGACCACGCCGCGCATCAAGCACGACAAAAACAAACTCGGCCCGCTCGAAAGCTTCCCGATGCTTCAGGTCCGCAAACGCCGAGCGTTGCTGAAAAAGAAGGCGTGA
- a CDS encoding nucleoside deaminase produces the protein MTKQPNIIEFTLPEWLAEYAGSYRASVVLEERMRFVIEAARRNIEEKTGGPFAAAVFEHETGKLVSLGVNLVVSRNSSILHAEMVAIMLAQQQLDTYDLGDPGMPAHELLSSAEPCAMCFGALPWSGVQYVATGAQSEDAKSIGFDEGAKPENWIAELESRGIQVSTDVERERARKVLLLYQQSGGRIYNSKES, from the coding sequence GTGACGAAGCAGCCAAACATAATAGAATTTACGCTCCCGGAATGGCTGGCAGAATATGCCGGAAGCTACCGGGCATCCGTTGTACTTGAGGAACGAATGCGGTTCGTGATCGAAGCTGCGAGAAGAAATATTGAGGAAAAAACGGGCGGGCCGTTTGCCGCAGCTGTGTTCGAGCATGAAACCGGCAAGCTGGTATCGCTCGGCGTCAATCTCGTTGTTTCCCGAAACTCTTCGATCCTGCACGCCGAAATGGTGGCCATCATGCTGGCGCAACAGCAATTGGACACCTACGATCTCGGTGACCCCGGCATGCCAGCGCATGAGCTGCTCTCCAGCGCTGAGCCCTGCGCGATGTGTTTCGGGGCTCTTCCCTGGTCAGGGGTACAGTATGTCGCGACCGGCGCACAGAGCGAAGACGCGAAATCGATAGGATTTGATGAGGGTGCAAAACCGGAAAACTGGATAGCGGAGCTTGAATCGAGGGGTATTCAAGTGAGCACCGACGTTGAGCGTGAACGAGCGCGTAAGGTGTTGTTACTGTATCAACAATCCGGTGGCCGTATCTACAACTCCAAGGAGAGCTGA
- a CDS encoding LbtU family siderophore porin has translation MNIPFSKTLTLVALCVLCSKGLYAAEADGAASGPVGDTLAVGGLIETEGSITDPSDGKTSSDITLSTFELGLKAKLNDRVSGFATLLYEEDGDDELLVDEAFVRITPANLPLFVEAGRITQSFGDFSTGMVADPVTLELAETKHHGTVTLGYESELFVAGVSAFKADVQKGGDNAVNTIVAALCVADDESEELRYRVGASWTNNIAATDGLSDDYEALDGSTSKLVGGVGLSAMAGFGPVDLRAEYITALDEFADGDRTGRKPLAWNLEAEYAIAEPVAVTLRYAGATDFDVRRQYGATIGYEFMENTAVALEYLRENGRVDEGVKGDRDLFTLQLAMEF, from the coding sequence ATGAACATCCCTTTTTCCAAAACCCTTACCCTTGTCGCATTGTGCGTACTCTGCTCGAAAGGCCTGTATGCGGCTGAAGCCGATGGCGCAGCTTCGGGGCCAGTTGGCGACACTCTTGCCGTTGGCGGTCTTATCGAGACCGAGGGCTCCATCACTGACCCCTCAGATGGAAAAACCTCTTCAGACATTACTCTTTCAACCTTCGAGCTTGGTCTCAAAGCGAAGCTGAACGACCGGGTTTCCGGTTTCGCGACGCTGCTGTACGAAGAGGATGGCGACGACGAATTGCTGGTGGACGAGGCGTTCGTTCGCATTACTCCGGCAAACCTTCCGTTGTTCGTCGAGGCTGGCCGCATCACCCAGTCGTTCGGTGATTTTTCGACCGGCATGGTGGCCGATCCGGTGACGCTCGAACTAGCCGAAACGAAGCACCACGGCACCGTGACGCTCGGCTATGAATCGGAGCTTTTCGTGGCAGGCGTGTCGGCGTTCAAAGCCGATGTGCAGAAGGGCGGCGACAATGCGGTCAATACCATCGTCGCCGCTTTGTGCGTGGCTGACGACGAAAGCGAGGAGTTGCGCTATCGCGTCGGCGCTTCGTGGACCAACAATATCGCGGCTACCGACGGACTGAGCGATGATTACGAGGCGCTCGACGGCAGCACTTCGAAGCTGGTCGGCGGCGTAGGGCTTTCGGCGATGGCGGGCTTCGGGCCGGTCGATCTGCGGGCGGAGTACATCACGGCGCTCGATGAGTTTGCCGATGGTGATCGTACGGGCCGTAAGCCGCTGGCGTGGAACCTCGAAGCTGAGTACGCCATCGCCGAACCGGTGGCGGTAACGCTGCGCTACGCGGGCGCGACCGATTTCGACGTCCGTCGGCAGTATGGCGCGACCATCGGCTACGAGTTCATGGAAAATACGGCGGTAGCGCTCGAATATCTGCGCGAAAACGGCCGGGTCGATGAGGGCGTAAAGGGCGATCGCGACCTGTTTACGCTGCAACTGGCCATGGAATTCTGA
- a CDS encoding FeoA family protein, translating into MAPLGMLGKGEVGEIVNLRPGRSQAGLHGHRHHSYGRENGKRLAEMGFSVGQTIEIIENSPGMPLLVRVHDSKVAIGRGIAMRVMVRRIAS; encoded by the coding sequence ATGGCTCCGTTAGGAATGCTTGGCAAAGGGGAGGTTGGCGAGATCGTCAACCTCCGGCCAGGCCGGTCTCAGGCCGGCCTGCACGGTCATCGTCATCACTCGTATGGCCGGGAAAATGGAAAACGTCTGGCCGAGATGGGATTTTCCGTCGGTCAGACCATTGAAATCATCGAAAACAGTCCGGGGATGCCACTGCTGGTGCGGGTACACGACAGCAAGGTGGCTATTGGCCGGGGAATCGCCATGCGCGTCATGGTCAGGAGGATTGCATCATGA
- a CDS encoding FeoA family protein — MPSSGGLRRRLAEMGMLVGEVVRIEGIAPLGDPVEMTVRRYRLSLRKSDIENITVEEVR, encoded by the coding sequence ATGCCGTCGTCGGGCGGGCTGCGGAGGCGGCTGGCCGAGATGGGAATGCTGGTCGGCGAGGTTGTCCGCATCGAAGGCATCGCGCCGTTGGGTGATCCGGTCGAGATGACCGTTCGCCGCTATCGGCTGTCACTGCGCAAGTCCGACATCGAGAACATCACGGTCGAGGAGGTGCGCTGA